One Oncorhynchus keta strain PuntledgeMale-10-30-2019 chromosome 11, Oket_V2, whole genome shotgun sequence DNA window includes the following coding sequences:
- the LOC118390028 gene encoding malate dehydrogenase, mitochondrial-like: protein MFSRIARPTICIATRSLSTSSQNNAKVAVLGASGGIGQPLSLLLKNSPLVGELSLFDIAHTPGVAADLSHIETRAHVTGYMGPDQLDAALKGCNVVVIPAGVPRKPGMTRDDLFNTNATIVATLADAVARNCPEAMICIIANPVNSTIPITSEVMKKYGVYNPNRVFGVTTLDIVRANAFVAELKGLDPARVNVPVIGGHAGKTIIPLISQATPKVEFPADQLSALTARIQDAGTEVVKAKAGAGSATLSMAYAGARFTFSVLDAMNGKDSVVECAYVRSEETECKYFSTPLLLGKHGIEKNLGLGKLSAFEENLVADAIGELKGSIKKGEDFVANMK, encoded by the exons ATGTTTTCCCGCATTGCAAGACCCACAATTTGCATTGCTACCAGGAGCTTATCCACCTCCTCACAG AACAATGCCAAGGTGGCAGTGTTGGGTGCTTCCGGCGGTATTGGCCAGCCTCTCTCACTGCTCCTGAAGAACAGTCCTCTGGTGGGCGAACTGTCTCTCTTTGACATTGCCCACACACCTGGAGTGGCAGCTGACCTCAGCCACATCGAGACCAGGGCCCATGTCACTG GTTACATGGGTCCAGACCAGTTGGACGCTGCACTGAAAGGCTGCAATGTCGTTGTCATCCCTGCTGGTGTCCCAAGAAAACCTG GCATGACCCGTGATGATCTGTTCAACACTAATGCCACCATCGTGGCCACTCTGGCTGATGCTGTTGCCCGCAACTGCCCCGAAGCCATGATCTGCATCATCGCCAACCCT GTCAACTCTACTATTCCCATCACATCAGAGGTGATGAAAAAGTATGGCGTCTACAACCCCAACAGAGTTTTTGGTGTCACCACATTGGATATCGTCAGAGCCAATGCATTTGTTGCAGAGCTGAAA GGCCTTGACCCAGCACGTGTCAATGTACCAGTGATTGGAGGTCATGCAGgaaagaccattattcctctcaTCTCACAG GCAACACCCAAAGTGGAGTTCCCAGCCGACCAGCTCTCTGCTCTGACCGCTAGGATCCAGGATGCTGGCACTGAGGTTGTGAAGGCCAAGGCTGGAGCAG GCTCTGCTACGCTGTCCATGGCCTACGCTGGGGCTAGATTCACCTTCTCCGTCCTGGACGCCATGAACGGAAAGGATAGCGTTGTAGAGTGTGCGTACGTAAGGTCAGAAGAGACCGAATGCAAATACttctccacacctctcctcctcggG AAACACGGAATTGAGAAGAACCTTGGCCTGGGCAAGCTGTCAGCCTTTGAGGAGAATCTGGTGGCTGATGCCATTGGTGAGCTGAAGGGCTCCATCAAGAAGGGCGAGGATTTTGTTGCTAACATGAAGTGA